One segment of Streptomyces sp. NBC_00102 DNA contains the following:
- the ccrA gene encoding crotonyl-CoA carboxylase/reductase, which yields MDSLTEAVLRGASPEELERAPVPTDFVAAHIRQEDVGIFDGVADKDVRRSLKVDRVPMPELAPDEVLVAVMASSINYNTVWSATFQPVSTFNALKRYARTGGYNARHDQPFQVVGSDAAGVIVRTGAGVRRWKVGDHVAVNAAVVDEQDPVTHSDGMLGADQKAWGYETNFGGLAHYTVVRASQLLPKPAHLTWEEAACVPLCGGTAYRMLVSDRGARIKQGDIVLIWGATGGLGAFAVQLVKNGGGIPVGVVNSEAKAKQLRKLGCDVVINREEIGIGGEPAAGAGTVELAKRLGRAIRAELGEDPHVVFDHVGRATFGISVIVARRGGTVVTCGSSTGYDHSFDNRYFWMNLKRIVGSHGMNLHEAAEMMRLLKLGSISPVLSEVYPLAEVGEAARLVQTNSHTGKVGVLALAPEAGLGVTDPQLRARIGEERLGPLRSSLFPQPAPAR from the coding sequence ATGGATTCTCTGACCGAAGCGGTTCTCCGGGGTGCCTCACCGGAGGAACTGGAGCGCGCACCCGTTCCCACGGACTTCGTGGCTGCCCACATCCGGCAGGAGGACGTCGGCATCTTCGACGGCGTGGCCGACAAGGACGTACGCCGTTCGCTGAAGGTGGACCGGGTGCCGATGCCCGAACTCGCCCCGGACGAGGTGCTGGTGGCGGTCATGGCCAGCTCCATCAACTACAACACCGTCTGGTCGGCGACCTTCCAGCCCGTCTCGACCTTCAACGCCCTCAAGCGCTACGCCCGCACCGGCGGCTACAACGCCCGCCACGATCAGCCGTTCCAGGTCGTCGGGTCCGACGCGGCCGGTGTGATCGTGCGCACCGGCGCCGGGGTCCGGCGCTGGAAGGTGGGCGACCACGTGGCCGTCAACGCGGCGGTGGTGGACGAGCAGGACCCGGTGACGCACTCGGACGGCATGCTCGGCGCCGACCAGAAGGCGTGGGGGTACGAGACCAACTTCGGCGGACTCGCGCACTACACCGTCGTGCGGGCCAGCCAGTTGCTGCCCAAGCCGGCCCATCTGACCTGGGAGGAAGCCGCCTGCGTGCCGCTCTGCGGCGGGACCGCGTACCGCATGCTGGTCAGCGACCGTGGCGCCCGCATCAAGCAGGGCGACATCGTGCTGATCTGGGGCGCGACCGGCGGCCTCGGCGCGTTCGCCGTCCAACTGGTCAAGAACGGCGGCGGCATCCCTGTAGGGGTCGTCAACTCCGAGGCCAAGGCGAAGCAGTTGCGGAAGCTCGGCTGCGACGTGGTGATCAACCGCGAGGAGATCGGCATCGGCGGCGAGCCGGCGGCCGGAGCCGGGACGGTGGAGCTGGCCAAGCGGCTCGGCCGGGCCATCCGGGCGGAGCTCGGCGAGGACCCGCACGTGGTGTTCGACCACGTCGGCCGGGCCACCTTCGGCATCTCCGTGATCGTCGCGCGGCGCGGTGGCACGGTCGTCACCTGCGGTTCGAGTACCGGCTACGACCACAGCTTCGACAACCGGTACTTCTGGATGAACCTCAAGCGCATCGTGGGCAGTCATGGCATGAACCTCCACGAGGCGGCGGAGATGATGCGGCTCCTCAAGCTCGGCAGCATCTCGCCGGTCCTCTCCGAGGTGTACCCGCTGGCCGAGGTCGGCGAGGCGGCCCGCCTGGTGCAGACGAACAGCCACACCGGCAAGGTCGGCGTCCTGGCCCTCGCCCCCGAGGCCGGCCTCGGCGTCACCGACCCCCAACTGCGCGCCCGGATCGGCGAGGAGCGCCTCGGCCCGCTGCGCTCGTCCCTCTTCCCGCAGCCCGCACCCGCCCGGTGA
- a CDS encoding fatty acyl-AMP ligase — translation MTATASAPATTALAAESPEGRTGAPDATTGELPSLPEVLRLRARTRPDDLAYVFLRNGEDPESSLTYRQLDLSARSRAARLDAAGLRGRAVVLLYPSGLEFVSTLLACMYAGVAGAPVQVPTRQRGLERLRRIADDAGTTTVLTTAAVKSDLEQRFGEAPELAGLTLLASDAPNAPGAGPDAGPEAGAPAEEWSGPPAGPDDTALLQYTSGSTGDPKGVRVTHANFRSNVAETDLLWPCRADSAVVNWLPLFHDMGMLFGVVLPLWAGIPAYLMAPEAFIRRPSRWLEAISRFRGSHTAAPSFAYELCVRDATDNGLSEGLDLSSLRVAANGAEPVRWDTVRAFTGTFAPAGFRSSAMCPGYGLAENTLKATGSREDREPTLLVLSAQALREGRAQPIAAAAPPESGDGPAPAARAVYAVGSGTTVGATSVRIADPEKRAGLPDGSVGEIWVNGPCVADGYHGRPEESLGTFRARLAGEEALGTWLRTGDLGFVHEGELFVTGRLKDVIIRKGRNYYPQDIEVSAESADPALQPNCAAAFSVDDGAAERLVLVVEADGRAQRDGGAEGLRDRVRAAVLDGQRLETDEILLVRRGSLPKTSSGKVQRRETRRRYLDGEFGARTIPSSVPEA, via the coding sequence ATGACCGCCACCGCTTCCGCCCCCGCCACCACTGCCCTCGCCGCCGAATCCCCGGAGGGCCGCACCGGCGCCCCGGACGCCACGACGGGCGAGCTGCCGAGCCTCCCCGAGGTACTGCGCCTGCGCGCCCGGACCCGGCCCGACGACCTCGCCTACGTCTTCCTCCGCAACGGCGAGGACCCGGAATCGTCACTGACGTACCGGCAACTCGACCTGTCCGCACGGTCCCGCGCCGCCAGGCTCGACGCCGCTGGGCTGCGCGGCAGAGCCGTCGTGCTGCTCTACCCGTCCGGTCTGGAATTCGTATCCACGCTCCTCGCCTGCATGTACGCCGGGGTCGCGGGCGCCCCCGTGCAGGTGCCGACCCGGCAGCGCGGCCTGGAACGCCTGCGGCGCATCGCCGACGACGCGGGAACCACCACCGTGCTCACCACGGCCGCCGTCAAGAGCGACCTGGAGCAGCGCTTCGGCGAGGCCCCGGAGCTGGCGGGGCTCACCCTCCTCGCCTCCGACGCACCAAACGCACCCGGCGCCGGGCCGGACGCGGGACCGGAGGCCGGAGCGCCGGCCGAGGAGTGGTCCGGGCCGCCGGCCGGCCCGGACGACACCGCCCTGCTCCAGTACACCTCCGGCTCCACCGGGGACCCGAAGGGCGTCCGCGTCACGCACGCCAACTTCCGCAGCAACGTGGCCGAGACGGACCTGCTGTGGCCCTGCCGTGCGGACAGCGCCGTGGTCAACTGGCTGCCGCTCTTCCACGACATGGGGATGCTGTTCGGGGTCGTACTGCCGCTGTGGGCGGGGATTCCGGCCTATCTGATGGCGCCCGAGGCGTTCATCCGGCGGCCGTCGCGCTGGCTGGAGGCGATCTCCCGGTTCCGGGGCAGCCACACCGCCGCGCCGAGCTTCGCGTACGAGCTGTGCGTACGGGATGCCACCGACAACGGCCTCTCCGAGGGGCTGGACCTGTCCTCGCTCCGGGTGGCCGCGAACGGCGCCGAGCCCGTGCGGTGGGACACCGTGCGCGCCTTCACCGGGACGTTCGCCCCGGCCGGCTTCCGGTCGAGCGCGATGTGCCCGGGGTACGGCCTGGCGGAGAACACCCTGAAGGCCACCGGCAGCAGGGAGGACCGGGAGCCGACGCTCCTCGTCCTGTCGGCCCAGGCACTGCGCGAGGGCCGGGCGCAGCCGATCGCCGCCGCGGCGCCGCCCGAGTCCGGGGACGGCCCGGCGCCCGCCGCGCGAGCGGTGTACGCGGTGGGCAGCGGCACCACGGTCGGCGCCACCTCGGTCCGGATCGCGGACCCGGAGAAGCGAGCCGGTCTGCCGGACGGGTCGGTGGGCGAGATCTGGGTCAACGGCCCCTGCGTCGCGGACGGTTACCACGGGCGGCCCGAGGAGAGCCTCGGGACCTTCCGGGCGCGGCTGGCGGGCGAGGAAGCCCTGGGCACCTGGTTGCGCACCGGCGACCTCGGTTTCGTGCACGAGGGCGAGCTGTTCGTGACCGGGCGCCTGAAGGACGTGATCATCCGCAAGGGCCGCAACTACTACCCGCAGGACATCGAGGTGTCGGCGGAGAGCGCCGACCCCGCGCTCCAGCCGAACTGCGCGGCGGCGTTCTCGGTGGACGACGGGGCGGCCGAGCGGCTGGTGCTGGTGGTCGAAGCGGACGGCCGTGCCCAGCGCGACGGGGGTGCGGAGGGCCTGCGCGACCGCGTGCGGGCCGCCGTGCTCGACGGGCAGCGGCTGGAGACCGACGAGATCCTGTTGGTCCGGCGCGGCTCGCTGCCGAAGACGTCGAGCGGGAAGGTGCAGCGCCGCGAGACCCGACGCCGTTATCTGGACGGCGAGTTCGGTGCGCGTACGATCCCGTCGTCCGTACCGGAGGCGTGA
- a CDS encoding beta-ketoacyl-ACP synthase III produces MSTGATDTRGTAARAEKGRVAAGAPGRLRAAAAVPGSRVLGIGAYRPARVVGNDEVAGPIDSSDEWIRRRSGIASRRFAAPDETVIGMAAAASVKALAQAGIEPSDVDTVLLASMSHREQSPPAAPRVAHLMGASSAGALDVGAACAGFCHALAAADSLIRSGNSRYVVVVGSERMSDIVDPTDRGTAFLFGDGAGAVVVGPSADPGIGPVVWGSEGGRQEAIAHSSPWPAVGATTTAAPPTLRMDGPAVFRWAVATVPKTGRAALDAAGLTPDDLAAFVPHQANLRIIDGAAAALKLPPHVVVARDIVRAGNTSAASIPLAMEELLARGAVPRGGLALLVGFGAGLAHAAQVVALP; encoded by the coding sequence ATGAGCACCGGTGCGACGGACACCCGGGGGACAGCTGCACGCGCGGAAAAGGGCCGGGTGGCGGCCGGTGCTCCGGGGAGGCTGCGGGCGGCCGCCGCCGTCCCCGGCTCCCGTGTCCTCGGGATCGGCGCCTACCGGCCTGCCCGGGTGGTGGGCAACGACGAGGTCGCCGGGCCGATCGATTCGAGCGACGAGTGGATCCGGCGCAGGTCGGGCATCGCCTCCCGGCGTTTCGCCGCCCCGGACGAAACGGTGATCGGCATGGCCGCGGCCGCGTCGGTGAAAGCGCTGGCCCAGGCGGGCATCGAGCCCTCGGACGTGGACACCGTGCTGCTCGCCTCCATGTCCCACCGTGAGCAGTCGCCGCCGGCCGCTCCCCGGGTCGCCCACCTCATGGGGGCGTCGTCGGCGGGCGCCCTGGACGTGGGGGCCGCTTGCGCGGGGTTCTGCCACGCACTCGCCGCGGCAGACTCACTGATCAGGTCCGGCAACAGCAGATACGTCGTGGTGGTGGGCTCGGAGCGGATGTCCGACATCGTCGACCCGACGGATCGCGGGACGGCCTTCCTCTTCGGGGACGGGGCCGGCGCGGTGGTGGTCGGGCCGTCCGCCGATCCCGGGATCGGGCCGGTGGTCTGGGGTTCCGAGGGCGGGCGCCAGGAGGCCATCGCCCACTCCTCCCCCTGGCCGGCGGTGGGAGCGACCACGACCGCCGCACCGCCCACCCTGCGGATGGACGGCCCCGCGGTCTTCCGGTGGGCGGTCGCGACGGTGCCGAAGACGGGGCGGGCCGCGCTGGACGCGGCCGGGCTGACCCCGGACGACCTGGCCGCGTTCGTACCGCACCAGGCCAATCTGCGGATCATCGACGGGGCCGCCGCCGCCCTGAAGCTGCCGCCCCACGTGGTGGTCGCCCGGGACATCGTGCGGGCGGGCAACACCTCCGCGGCGTCCATTCCGCTCGCCATGGAGGAGTTGCTCGCCCGGGGCGCGGTGCCCCGGGGCGGCCTGGCCCTGCTGGTGGGGTTCGGCGCCGGACTGGCGCACGCCGCCCAGGTGGTGGCGCTTCCGTGA
- a CDS encoding SDR family NAD(P)-dependent oxidoreductase — protein MTDRRTVLITGTSSGIGLATAVAAATAGWNVVATLREPGRADALRAALEAAGVAERVRVARLDVTDPASVAEAVAGAVADYGRLDAVINNAGVGQLGTVEQLGVEPFRAVMEVNFFGVVEVTRAALPHLRASGGRVVTVSSLGGLIGQPFNEAYCAAKFAVEGFLESLAPVAASVGVQVSVVEPGPVASEFVVSLGPSVPGLIESAGPYEAAFKAYFATTEGLFDQAQSSAEAAASVVDVLTAERPPFRVQTSDTAQALAGIKLADLDGSAVQAFTTPWLS, from the coding sequence ATGACCGACCGCCGTACCGTCCTCATCACCGGCACGTCCTCCGGCATCGGCCTGGCCACCGCGGTCGCCGCGGCCACGGCCGGCTGGAACGTCGTCGCGACCCTGCGCGAACCGGGCAGGGCCGACGCCCTGCGCGCCGCGCTGGAGGCGGCCGGTGTCGCCGAGCGCGTGCGGGTCGCGCGCCTCGACGTGACCGACCCGGCGTCCGTCGCGGAAGCGGTCGCCGGGGCGGTCGCCGATTACGGCCGGCTCGACGCGGTGATCAACAACGCCGGGGTCGGACAGCTCGGCACCGTCGAACAGCTCGGCGTCGAGCCGTTCCGCGCCGTCATGGAAGTGAACTTCTTCGGGGTCGTGGAGGTGACACGCGCGGCGCTGCCGCATCTGCGCGCGAGCGGCGGCCGTGTCGTCACCGTGAGCAGCCTCGGGGGCTTGATCGGTCAGCCCTTCAACGAGGCTTACTGCGCCGCCAAGTTCGCCGTCGAAGGCTTCCTGGAGTCGCTCGCGCCCGTCGCCGCGAGCGTCGGCGTACAGGTCTCCGTGGTTGAACCGGGTCCGGTGGCAAGCGAGTTCGTCGTCTCCCTCGGCCCGTCCGTACCGGGGCTGATCGAGTCCGCCGGGCCGTACGAGGCCGCGTTCAAGGCGTACTTCGCGACCACGGAGGGCCTCTTCGACCAGGCGCAGAGTTCGGCCGAAGCGGCGGCCTCCGTGGTGGACGTACTCACCGCCGAGCGGCCCCCGTTCCGGGTGCAGACCTCCGACACCGCCCAGGCCCTCGCCGGGATCAAGCTGGCCGATCTCGACGGCTCCGCCGTCCAGGCGTTCACCACACCCTGGCTCTCCTGA
- a CDS encoding DUF3224 domain-containing protein — protein MRASGTFKVVNFSPTSLPSPAIDTAMPVGVATMDKQYEGEVAGRSATLFTAAFDQSTGTGTYVAMDSFEGVLHDRAGAFNFAHSATTLGEGREGEFFVVVPASGTGELAGITGTGGIAVDADGTHRIWFDYELGQ, from the coding sequence ATGAGAGCTTCAGGAACGTTCAAGGTCGTGAACTTCTCCCCAACTTCCTTACCGAGCCCCGCGATCGACACGGCGATGCCCGTCGGTGTCGCCACGATGGACAAGCAGTACGAAGGCGAGGTCGCAGGGCGCTCGGCCACCTTGTTCACGGCCGCGTTCGACCAGTCCACCGGGACGGGTACCTACGTCGCGATGGATTCCTTCGAAGGAGTGCTCCACGACCGGGCGGGCGCCTTCAACTTCGCGCACTCCGCAACGACCCTGGGCGAAGGGAGGGAGGGAGAGTTCTTCGTCGTCGTGCCGGCCAGCGGCACGGGTGAGTTGGCCGGCATCACGGGGACCGGCGGGATCGCCGTCGACGCGGACGGTACTCACCGGATCTGGTTCGACTACGAACTCGGCCAGTAG
- a CDS encoding maleylpyruvate isomerase family mycothiol-dependent enzyme produces the protein MHTRDPQDESGPLPEALRQAIRGTADDIAALLRSAPGTAGAVPGSQWTVGEAAAHLAMANELMADLAAGHERPYGDGTPQSLAPANARALAAFGERRAEPLAAMITEQAGVFLAAVDRADTEAGDAESTGAPTPITPLGPMNRAVLASYLLTHMLGHGYDLARAVRRPHMIDGDRVGLCMPFMLSVMPRVADPAATARLTARFAVRLRGGGTVFGVDLAGGAVAVTEGEPERPDCTLLIDPVAFLLIALGRRNPWVAIARGQVFAQGRKPWLGPRFPALFTAP, from the coding sequence GTGCACACGAGGGATCCACAGGACGAGAGCGGGCCGCTGCCCGAAGCGCTTCGGCAGGCGATACGCGGGACCGCCGACGACATCGCCGCACTGCTCCGGAGTGCGCCCGGCACCGCGGGCGCGGTGCCCGGGTCGCAGTGGACGGTCGGCGAGGCGGCAGCCCATCTGGCGATGGCCAACGAGCTGATGGCGGACCTGGCGGCCGGACACGAACGCCCGTACGGGGACGGTACGCCGCAGAGTCTGGCTCCTGCCAACGCGCGGGCCCTCGCCGCGTTCGGCGAGCGCCGGGCGGAGCCGCTGGCGGCGATGATCACGGAGCAGGCCGGGGTGTTCCTGGCCGCCGTCGACCGGGCCGACACGGAGGCCGGGGACGCCGAAAGTACCGGAGCCCCGACACCGATCACGCCTCTGGGCCCCATGAACCGGGCCGTCCTCGCGTCCTATCTGCTGACGCACATGCTGGGTCACGGCTACGACCTCGCCCGTGCCGTGCGCCGCCCCCACATGATCGACGGCGACCGGGTGGGCCTGTGCATGCCGTTCATGCTCTCCGTCATGCCCCGGGTCGCCGACCCGGCCGCCACCGCCCGCCTCACGGCCCGTTTCGCCGTACGGCTGCGGGGTGGCGGGACGGTGTTCGGTGTCGACCTGGCCGGCGGTGCGGTGGCCGTCACCGAGGGAGAGCCGGAGCGGCCCGACTGCACCCTCCTCATCGACCCCGTCGCCTTCCTGCTCATCGCGCTCGGGCGGCGCAACCCGTGGGTGGCCATCGCCCGGGGCCAGGTGTTCGCCCAGGGACGCAAGCCGTGGCTCGGGCCGCGTTTCCCGGCTCTCTTCACCGCGCCCTGA
- a CDS encoding GNAT family N-acetyltransferase — translation MRTDTTSDGGPTEPTFLDAGELASDPDLADRFAREAHRILAELVDGGAALGWVGPPSRDEVAELLGDVLLAVRAGDASLRAACLGRRLVGFGYWLRYARPTHRPHADLEKLAVDAAAHGRGIGRALTTALVADARQAGVEVLTLDARGDNTGALRLYRSLGFTEYGRLADFVAVGEHRWDKVFLALDFRRGA, via the coding sequence ATGAGAACGGACACGACCAGCGACGGCGGACCCACCGAACCCACCTTCCTCGACGCCGGAGAGCTGGCCTCCGATCCGGACCTGGCGGACCGGTTCGCGCGGGAGGCCCACCGCATCCTCGCGGAGCTGGTCGACGGGGGCGCCGCACTCGGCTGGGTCGGACCGCCCTCGCGGGACGAGGTGGCGGAGCTGCTCGGCGACGTCCTCCTCGCGGTACGGGCCGGTGACGCGTCCCTGCGGGCCGCCTGCCTCGGCCGCCGGCTGGTCGGGTTCGGGTACTGGCTCCGCTACGCCCGGCCGACCCACCGGCCGCACGCGGACCTGGAGAAGCTCGCGGTGGATGCCGCCGCCCATGGCCGTGGCATCGGCCGGGCGCTGACCACCGCCCTGGTCGCGGACGCCCGGCAGGCGGGTGTCGAGGTCCTCACCCTGGACGCCCGGGGCGACAACACCGGTGCCCTGCGTCTCTACCGGTCGCTGGGGTTCACCGAGTACGGACGCCTGGCCGATTTCGTCGCCGTGGGCGAGCACCGCTGGGACAAGGTGTTCCTCGCGCTGGACTTCCGCCGGGGCGCCTGA
- a CDS encoding HEAT repeat domain-containing protein, with protein MLIGEVSRRSGVSARMLRHYESLGLVRPSGRTGSGYREYSAEDIRRIFHVESLRSLGLSLREIGRALDDPGFTPSSLVDDLIRRTGERVAAENELLARLRRIDAADPADWEGVLHVVPLLHALGSQSADTRQRAALSSVDRVPVPVEALVEAVLNEPDPIVAGALRWALAQSGEGARELLAQGLGSPTAEVRERAVQSLAELPGADATAHLQDALTSPDEVVRRHAALALGTRGVTQAVPTLIDMIAEGGNDTDAADALSGLAGDTATADRIATGLVDRLAHDTTGAPARGRLTQALADIPGPVASRALVELSHDEDRAVSLTAVYLLRLRDTR; from the coding sequence GTGCTGATCGGTGAGGTGTCGAGACGGTCCGGTGTCAGTGCCCGCATGCTCCGGCACTACGAATCGCTCGGTCTGGTGCGGCCCTCGGGCCGTACGGGTTCCGGCTATCGGGAGTACTCCGCCGAGGACATCCGGCGGATCTTCCACGTCGAGAGCCTGCGGTCGCTGGGTCTGTCGCTCCGGGAGATCGGGCGCGCGCTCGACGATCCCGGGTTCACGCCCTCGTCCCTCGTCGACGACCTCATCCGTCGTACGGGCGAACGCGTCGCGGCCGAGAACGAGTTGCTCGCGCGCCTGCGCCGGATCGACGCGGCCGACCCGGCCGACTGGGAGGGCGTCCTGCACGTCGTCCCACTCCTCCACGCCTTGGGCTCGCAGAGCGCCGACACCCGCCAGCGCGCGGCGCTCTCCTCGGTCGACCGGGTGCCGGTACCGGTGGAAGCCCTGGTCGAGGCGGTGCTGAACGAGCCGGACCCGATCGTCGCCGGCGCCCTGCGATGGGCGCTGGCGCAGTCGGGCGAGGGTGCCCGCGAACTGCTGGCGCAGGGCCTCGGCTCACCGACGGCCGAGGTCCGCGAACGTGCCGTCCAGTCCCTCGCCGAGCTCCCCGGCGCCGACGCGACCGCACACCTGCAAGACGCCCTCACGAGTCCGGACGAGGTGGTACGCCGGCACGCGGCACTGGCGCTCGGGACACGTGGAGTCACCCAAGCCGTCCCGACGCTCATCGACATGATCGCGGAGGGCGGCAACGACACCGACGCGGCCGACGCGCTGAGCGGGCTGGCGGGCGACACCGCGACGGCCGACCGGATCGCGACCGGACTCGTCGACCGCCTCGCCCACGACACCACCGGAGCGCCCGCGCGCGGACGGCTGACCCAGGCTCTGGCGGACATCCCCGGGCCCGTGGCGTCACGCGCGCTCGTGGAGCTGTCGCACGACGAGGACCGGGCCGTCTCGCTGACCGCCGTCTACCTCCTGCGGCTCCGCGACACCCGGTGA
- a CDS encoding HEAT repeat domain-containing protein, whose protein sequence is MTMTTQGTDATRALRALEDSSPTVRLRAALAVGTTPGPHFVDKLVERCAVEPEFFVRDMLTWALVRHPASLTLPPLLREVRSERPQARSQALHTLSKIGDRQAWPAITPALLSDPDEEVARSAWRAAVVLVPEDERTTLATALATQLGRGERETRLSLSQALVALGEVIVPALHAAATAPDPRRRTHALATERLLRDPDAGFESAIEEAKRVVALTGAPGTDDGDRADR, encoded by the coding sequence ATGACCATGACGACACAGGGCACGGACGCGACACGAGCGCTCCGGGCGCTGGAGGACAGCAGCCCGACCGTGCGGCTGCGAGCCGCACTCGCGGTGGGCACGACGCCCGGCCCGCACTTCGTGGACAAGCTCGTCGAACGGTGCGCGGTCGAGCCCGAGTTCTTCGTCCGCGACATGCTGACCTGGGCGCTCGTCCGCCACCCGGCGTCCCTGACCCTTCCCCCGCTGCTCCGCGAGGTCCGCTCCGAGCGCCCGCAGGCACGCAGCCAGGCGCTGCACACCCTGTCCAAGATCGGGGACCGGCAGGCGTGGCCGGCGATCACCCCGGCACTGCTGTCGGACCCCGACGAGGAAGTGGCGAGGAGCGCCTGGCGGGCCGCGGTCGTCCTCGTACCGGAGGACGAACGGACAACGCTGGCCACGGCCCTGGCGACGCAGCTCGGACGCGGTGAACGGGAGACCCGGCTCAGCCTCAGCCAGGCGCTGGTCGCGCTGGGCGAGGTGATCGTGCCCGCGCTCCACGCGGCCGCGACGGCCCCCGACCCGCGCAGGCGCACCCACGCGCTCGCCACCGAGCGGTTGCTGCGCGACCCGGACGCCGGATTCGAGTCGGCGATCGAGGAGGCCAAGCGCGTCGTGGCCCTCACCGGCGCCCCCGGGACGGACGATGGGGACCGTGCTGATCGGTGA
- a CDS encoding FAD-binding oxidoreductase codes for MNTATQSVEQASAGARLLGLLAQDLPPDRLTSDPLRTAPYATDRSGAPSGGEPLAVVHALRTDDVSTVLRHANALGVPVVPRGAGTGLSGGATAGESSLVLDLSRMNRIVELAPDDQLAVVEPGVVTADLDLAAAAHGLRYAPDPASAALSTIGGNIATNAGGLRCAKYGVTRDSVLGLEAVLADGTVVRTGRRTVKGVAGYDLTALLTGSEGTLAVITGATVRLRPVPVATATLAAWFATFADAADAATAITAAGIEPALAELLDGPVLDAIDAAEGTSLRRRGAALLIVQCDGAGARAEAERVVAVLEERATSLTVAADDTEADALLAARRLALPALERQGRPLIEDIAVPRSRLAEAVRGIAEISARRGVPVFTLAHAADGNLHPIIVVDASLPELPEAAWEAAGDIFALALRLGGTLTGEHGVGTLKRQWIAEELGAENHALQRRVKAAFDPRGILNPGKAV; via the coding sequence GTGAACACCGCCACCCAGTCCGTCGAACAGGCCTCGGCGGGAGCCCGGTTGCTCGGCCTGCTCGCCCAGGACCTGCCCCCCGACCGGCTCACCAGCGACCCCCTGCGCACCGCACCGTACGCCACGGACCGCTCCGGAGCCCCGTCCGGCGGTGAACCCCTCGCCGTCGTGCACGCCCTGCGCACCGACGACGTGTCCACGGTCCTGCGCCACGCGAACGCGCTGGGCGTCCCGGTCGTGCCGCGCGGCGCGGGTACAGGACTCTCCGGAGGAGCCACGGCCGGTGAGAGCAGCCTGGTGCTCGACCTGTCCCGGATGAACCGGATCGTCGAACTCGCCCCGGACGATCAGCTCGCCGTCGTCGAACCGGGCGTCGTCACCGCCGACCTCGACCTGGCCGCCGCCGCACACGGACTGCGCTACGCCCCCGACCCGGCGAGCGCCGCCCTCTCCACGATCGGCGGGAACATCGCGACCAACGCCGGCGGACTGCGCTGCGCCAAATACGGCGTGACCCGGGACAGCGTGCTGGGGCTGGAAGCCGTACTCGCGGACGGGACGGTCGTACGGACCGGCCGGCGCACGGTCAAGGGAGTCGCCGGCTACGACCTGACGGCCCTGCTGACCGGCTCCGAGGGCACGCTCGCCGTCATCACGGGAGCCACGGTGCGGCTGCGGCCTGTGCCCGTCGCGACCGCCACCCTGGCGGCCTGGTTCGCCACCTTCGCCGACGCGGCCGACGCCGCGACCGCGATCACGGCGGCCGGCATCGAGCCCGCCCTGGCCGAACTCCTGGACGGGCCGGTGCTCGACGCGATCGACGCCGCCGAGGGCACCTCGCTGCGCCGCCGGGGCGCGGCCCTCCTCATCGTCCAGTGCGACGGCGCCGGAGCGCGGGCCGAGGCCGAACGGGTCGTGGCCGTCCTGGAGGAGCGCGCCACCTCGCTCACCGTCGCCGCCGACGACACGGAGGCGGACGCCCTGCTGGCGGCCCGCCGGCTCGCCCTGCCCGCCCTCGAACGCCAAGGGCGCCCGCTGATCGAGGACATCGCCGTCCCCCGCTCCCGGCTCGCCGAGGCGGTACGGGGCATCGCGGAGATCTCCGCCCGGCGCGGGGTGCCCGTCTTCACCCTGGCCCACGCCGCCGACGGCAACCTGCACCCCATCATCGTGGTCGACGCGTCCCTGCCCGAACTCCCCGAGGCGGCCTGGGAGGCGGCGGGCGACATTTTCGCCCTGGCGCTCCGGCTGGGCGGCACCCTCACCGGCGAGCACGGGGTCGGCACCCTCAAACGCCAGTGGATCGCCGAGGAGCTGGGCGCCGAGAACCACGCACTGCAACGGCGTGTCAAGGCCGCCTTCGACCCGCGCGGCATCCTGAACCCGGGGAAGGCCGTGTGA